The following is a genomic window from Paenibacillus sp. FSL R5-0766.
GAGAAGTGGTAAGAAAACAGTCATTTTCTGTGACTTTGACGGTACGATTACGCTCTCGGACAACATCGTAGCGATCATGAAACATTTCAAACCTGAGGGCATTGAAGCGATTATGAAAGATACGATTGAGCAAAAAATCTCGCTTCGTGAAGGTGTTGGAGCCATGTTTGCTCTGTTGCCTGCACCGCAGAAAGATGAAATTGTGGAATTTGTGCTTGGACAAGCGGACATCCGTGAAGGATTCAGCGAGTTTCTTGACTACGTTCGCAGCGAAGGGATCGAATTCAATGTAACCAGCGGGGGTATGGACTTTTTCATTGAACCGTTACTCGCACCATTTCATATCCCGCAGGATCATGTCT
Proteins encoded in this region:
- a CDS encoding 2-hydroxy-3-keto-5-methylthiopentenyl-1-phosphate phosphatase — encoded protein: MRSGKKTVIFCDFDGTITLSDNIVAIMKHFKPEGIEAIMKDTIEQKISLREGVGAMFALLPAPQKDEIVEFVLGQADIREGFSEFLDYVRSEGIEFNVTSGGMDFFIEPLLAPFHIPQDHVYCNGADFSGETIKIEWPNPCQPPCENGCGMCKTTVIRTFPEEQYNRILIGDSLTDFEGAKIADLVYSRSILTDKCIELGVDHVPFVTFYDIIEDMKQKQTQGVL